Within the Dehalococcoidales bacterium genome, the region CAGAAGCACACATACCTTATCAGAGACACCACGAAGAATGAAAATACCGCTCATGGTGAGCCTATCGAACCATCGGCTCGACCTTCCACAGGCTCAGGGCGAACGGGAAGACAACCCATTTTCGGAGCAACTCCTTAAGAATCCACGGATTTGGGGTCTGCCAGAAATCTTGACATTGCGCGGTCCTGCGGCTTAGTCCGGAAATTCCCCGCTCATTCTGCTACTACGGTGCTCTTTAGCAGGATGCCGTTGGCCCAGTAGAGTCCCGTGCCGCCGGAAGGCAGTAAGTCATAGGTAGCCCCATCGTAGGATACGTGTTCGACCGCCACCACCGGCGTCCCATCCAGATTATCGCCGTTCCGGTAGTCACCCAAAGCACGTCCTTCAGCTGTAGGATGGCCCGGTGAAGCGGTGACAGTACGTCCGTCACTCAGGGTCACCTTTACCACCTGAAATGAAGAGGGCGCCGGTACCATCGCGGTCTTGAGGACAACTCCCCTGACCCGGTTGCCTGCGCTATCGGCAGTCCACACCGTCATTCCTTCGTGCAGTTGCTCCACAGGGACCGGACCGCCGGGTGTATCGATGAGAGTACCCTTCGTCAGACAGATGGGACAGGTATTAAAGCTCGGCTCCCGTCTTGATACCTTTATACTGCCAGATGCGGTGACTGTCCCTTCGATGCGCTCTCCCTGTCCTTCTTTCACACGCAAGCTGAACTGGTAGGTGGCTCCGGATAAAGTCATCTCCACCTGGTAGGTGAGCCTCTTGTGTTCACGGTAGATGAGCAGCTTTTCCTCGTCGGCGTAGTCGTCTTTGCCAGGCAGATTCAGACGCTGCAGAATCGCTGAGAATTCAGCCTCATCCGAGCGGATAAGAGTGAATTGTTCCAGCGCATTGTTTTCCTCCTGTCCGGGTCGCCCGACCGGGTAGAAATCAGGGTCGCACCAGAACACCTCGTCAAAGCTATCCAGGACAAGGTATTTTAGCTCGGGTAGCGAATACGCGGCTGGTGGTTCAGGTGGTGGTTGTGTCTGCTGCCCACATCCGAACGGGAGAATAACCAGCGCCATTGTCAGTAACAGTAGCCATTTCCCCATCAATGGCACCTCCCGGCCGGCGTACTCGCAAACCTATTACCACTGCCCGCAAACCGGCAGCGGGTAGCGCCTTTGCCAGGTATCAATTCATCCCCGTTTCAGCGGGTGACAGCGTAAGTTGGTGTGGAAATGCGCCGTATCGTTTCCGCCACAAGGCTATCGTTATCTCCTGAAAGTTTGGACTCAACCCTTTTTCCCGGCTACGCCGGTTGCGAGGCGCGGTGATAAGGTTGTACCCGAAGGGACTATGTTCCCGTGAAAGTCGACCTGCTCCACATGGGGCATGATGGTACAGTTTCTGCCGACCGCCGTACACTTCGGCACGGCCACTCCCTTGCCCACTACTGTGATATCCTGCTCTGTGGCGAAAATGCCGTTACCGAAGCCGATATAGCAGTACTGGCTGATATCTACACCTTCATCCAGAATACAGC harbors:
- a CDS encoding Hint domain-containing protein; translation: MGKWLLLLTMALVILPFGCGQQTQPPPEPPAAYSLPELKYLVLDSFDEVFWCDPDFYPVGRPGQEENNALEQFTLIRSDEAEFSAILQRLNLPGKDDYADEEKLLIYREHKRLTYQVEMTLSGATYQFSLRVKEGQGERIEGTVTASGSIKVSRREPSFNTCPICLTKGTLIDTPGGPVPVEQLHEGMTVWTADSAGNRVRGVVLKTAMVPAPSSFQVVKVTLSDGRTVTASPGHPTAEGRALGDYRNGDNLDGTPVVAVEHVSYDGATYDLLPSGGTGLYWANGILLKSTVVAE